In one Arachis duranensis cultivar V14167 chromosome 9, aradu.V14167.gnm2.J7QH, whole genome shotgun sequence genomic region, the following are encoded:
- the LOC107465015 gene encoding pentatricopeptide repeat-containing protein At5g50280, chloroplastic (The sequence of the model RefSeq protein was modified relative to this genomic sequence to represent the inferred CDS: added 52 bases not found in genome assembly), producing MMGSLTLNLRVTPCSSFTTCLLHPPSLSKPSFLIQPSNIPTTSLSLSASSSSYDAPISTPTPIFLPYLQQQEEDVEAIEIIHEEQKEAQEEEEPCDPIYKFFKKRTLVPSQDPLTQGKLTLQKNRRISWHLAVDTALDSDEQQEEEIEMGLDQVPFNIEEEGEDNKIEWKKELPQGIVGEIVHLARNLPENLTLEEALDKGFEGRVSEEDCWEVLEVLEEEKLILCCLYFFQWMRSQEPSLVTPRSCTVLFPALGRARMGDKLMVLFRNLPSTTEFKDVHVYNAAISGLLDGGRYEDAWKVYEVMETENIRPDHVTCSIMIVLMRTVGHSAKDAWQFFEKMNRKGVQWSEEVLGALIKSFCVEGLVNEALIIQIEMEKKGISPNAIVYNTLMDAYCKSNHVEEAEGLFVEMKSKGIKPTEATFNILMHAYSRRMQPKIVEKLLEEMQDVGLKPNVKSYTCVISAYGKQKKMCDMASDAFLKMKKVGIQPTSHSYTALIHAYSISGWHEKAYAAYESMQREGIKPSIETYTALLDAFRRAGDTQTLMKIWKLMMLDKIEGTRVTFNILVDGFAKQGRYMEARDVISEFGKMGLHPTVMTYNMLMNAYARGGRHSKLPQLLKEMENLNLKPDSVTYSTMIYAYVRVRDFKRAFFYHKQMVKTRQVPDLASYQKLRSILDVKAAKKNRKDRSALVGIINSKMGITKVKRQKDEFWKHRKKHVTKRSADASAQ from the exons CCACCTGCCTTCTTCACCCTCCTTCTCTTTCCAAACCCTCCTTTCTCATTCAACCCTCCAATATCCCAACAACCTCACTCTCCCTctccgcttcttcttcttcctacGATGCACCAATCTCTACACCAACCCCCATTTTCCTCCCTTATCTCCAACAGCAAGAGGAAGATGTTGAGGCTATAGAAATAATAcatgaagaacaaaaagaagcacaagaagaagaggaaCCCTGTGACCCAATCTATAAATTCTTCAAAAAAAGGACTTTGGTTCCTTCACAAGACCCTCTAACTCAAGGCAAATTGACCCTCCAGAAGAACCGTCGAATTTCTTGGCACCTTGCTGTGGATACCGCCCTTGACTCTGATGAACAACAAGAGGAAGAAATTGAGATGGGTTTGGACCAAGTTCCATTTAATATTGAGGAAGAAGGTGAAGACAACAAAATCGAGTGGAAGAAGGAACTCCCACAGGGCATTGTTGGAGAAATTGTTCATCTGGCAAGGAACCTCCCTGAGAATTTGACACTTGAAGAGGCATTGGACAAAGGCTTTGAAGGGAGGGTCAGTGAGGAAGATTGCTGGGAGGTTCTTGAAGTTCTTGAGGAGGAGAAGCTTATATTATGTTGCTTGTACTTCTTTCAGTGGATGAGGTCTCAGGAGCCTTCGCTTGTTACACCGCGCTCGTGTACTGTGTTGTTCCCGGCATTGGGGCGGGCGAGGATGGGTGATAAGTTGATGGTTTTGTTCAGGAACTTGCCATCCACAACGGAGTTCAAAGATGTTCATGTTTATAATGCTGCAATTTCAGGCCTTCTGGATGGTGGCAG gtatgaagatgcttggaaGGTGTACGAGGTAATGGAAACTGAAAATATTCGACCAGATCATGTTACGTGCTCTATTATGATTGTCCTTATGAGAACAGTTGGCCATAGTGCGAAAGATGCATGGCAGTTTTTTGAGAAAATGAACAGAAAAGGGGTCCAATGGTCTGAAGAAGTTTTAGGTGCATTAATAAAGTCATTTTGTGTTGAGGGTCTAGTGAATGAAGCTCTCATCATCCAAATCGAAATGGAGAAGAAGGGGATCTCTCCAAATGCAATTGTGTATAACACTCTGATGGATGCATATTGTAAATCCAATCATGTAGAAGAAGCTGAAGGTCTTTTTGTTGAGATGAAATCTAAAGGGATTAAGCCGACTGAGGCTACCTTCAACATTCTAATGCATGCATACAGCAGAAGAATGCAGCCGAAGATTGTGGAAAAGCTTCTGGAAGAAATGCAGGATGTTGGCTTGAAGCCAAATGTGAAATCATATACTTGTGTAATTAGCGCATACGGGAAGCAGAAAAAGATGTGTGACATGGCCTCCGATGCattcttgaagatgaagaaaGTTGGCATACAACCCACTTCACATTCTTATACAGCTCTGATACATGCGTATTCAATTAGTGGCTGGCATGAGAAAGCTTATGCTGCATATGAAAGCATGCAAAGGGAAGGAATCAAACCTTCCATAGAAACCTACACTGCTTTACTAGATGCATTTAGGCGTGCCGGCGACACCCAAACTTTGATGAAAATATGGAAGTTGATGATGCTCGACAAAATTGAAGGAACACGTGTTACGTTCAACATTCTTGTTGATGGTTTTGCTAAACAAGGTCGATACATGGAAGCAAGAGATGTCATTTCCGAATTCGGGAAAATGGGATTACACCCAACAGTGATGACATACAATATGCTGATGAATGCATATGCACGAGGAGGGCGACATTCAAAGCTGCCTCAGTTGTTGAAAGAGATGGAAAATCTCAACTTAAAACCAGATTCTGTCACCTATTCGACTATGATATATGCCTATGTTCGCGTCCGAGATTTTAAGCGTGCATTCTTTTACCACAAGCAGATGGTCAAGACTAGGCAGGTACCAGATTTGGCTTCATACCAGAAGCTTCGGTCGATTCTTGATGTAAAAGCTGCAAAGAAGAATAGGAAGGATAGGAGTGCCTTGGTTGGTATAATTAATAGTAAGATGGGCATCACAAAAGTAAAAAGGCAGAAAGATGAGTTTTGGAAGCACAGGAAGAAACATGTAACGAAACGTAGTGCTGATGCTAGTGCCCAGTGA